A DNA window from Ornithobacterium rhinotracheale DSM 15997 contains the following coding sequences:
- a CDS encoding toprim domain-containing protein: MESFSLFPSKDNKRTAFYYALDRKENTPSLSVDFIKNTAFDFGTGKAYDNISIVQAIKKCSVSAALEYLAQFDFSFSRLTEDSSAEKKENHLTLTKTEKITHPALLNYLNERKLIDFKNELSEIHYTVKRKNYFGIGFKNDSGGHEIRNKYAKICIGKKDITTIKNKTELLRIFEGFSDYFSFLKLNQNNIFPPSDFLILNSVSMFFKAKNVMKKYPKIELYLDNDTAGNNLTDEIISEFHQAEDCRILYKNHKDLNEFIQSKNGNE; the protein is encoded by the coding sequence ATGGAAAGTTTTTCTCTTTTCCCAAGCAAGGATAACAAAAGAACCGCATTTTACTATGCACTGGACAGAAAGGAGAACACACCAAGTTTATCCGTTGATTTTATTAAAAACACTGCATTTGATTTCGGAACCGGTAAGGCTTATGATAATATTTCTATCGTTCAGGCAATAAAAAAATGTTCTGTCTCAGCAGCGTTAGAGTATCTGGCTCAATTTGATTTTTCTTTTTCAAGACTTACTGAAGATTCTTCTGCTGAGAAAAAAGAAAATCATTTAACCCTAACAAAAACCGAAAAGATCACGCACCCCGCTCTGCTGAATTACTTAAATGAACGAAAGCTGATAGATTTTAAGAATGAGCTTTCGGAAATCCATTATACTGTAAAAAGAAAAAACTATTTCGGAATAGGATTTAAAAATGATTCTGGCGGTCATGAAATCCGAAACAAATATGCGAAAATTTGTATCGGAAAAAAGGATATTACCACAATTAAAAACAAGACTGAACTATTAAGAATTTTTGAAGGCTTCTCCGATTATTTTTCTTTTTTGAAGCTTAACCAAAATAACATTTTTCCGCCTTCGGATTTTCTGATTTTAAATTCTGTTTCGATGTTTTTTAAAGCAAAAAATGTCATGAAAAAATATCCAAAAATTGAACTTTATTTAGACAATGACACAGCTGGAAACAATCTAACAGATGAAATTATTTCTGAATTTCATCAGGCGGAAGACTGCCGGATTTTATATAAAAACCACAAAGATTTAAATGAATTTATCCAGTCTAAAAATGGTAATGAGTAA
- a CDS encoding relaxase/mobilization nuclease domain-containing protein translates to MNNSATTRRISKIAIQYNGDDLGKAQLVGLNLLLGDDAEQQFKEMKIVKQRNRKIKQWALTGYISPEKNIGDSLTNEELADITIQSLRKIGVTELNQYRLDIHNSTKQKHIHFVVNRVDLNGKCTVKAHDIGKRFGEAVRSVCKEKGIKTDIEITAEKKEKMLNDLQLVLNTARNFVELENKMRELGYWLKLSQNSKVGVSGMRVARIEDLNPNTKRVYEPGYKLSELTNKLKIKHIKQILNENERRKITIRRVR, encoded by the coding sequence ATGAATAATTCTGCCACTACAAGACGAATAAGCAAAATTGCGATACAATACAATGGTGATGATTTAGGCAAGGCACAGCTAGTAGGGCTAAACTTATTACTTGGCGATGATGCGGAACAACAATTTAAAGAGATGAAAATTGTAAAACAACGAAACAGAAAAATAAAGCAGTGGGCATTGACGGGCTATATTTCACCAGAAAAAAATATAGGAGATAGCTTAACCAATGAAGAACTAGCCGATATAACCATACAATCTCTAAGAAAAATAGGTGTGACAGAACTAAATCAGTACAGGCTCGACATACATAACTCCACAAAGCAGAAGCATATCCATTTTGTAGTGAATCGAGTAGATCTAAATGGAAAGTGTACTGTAAAAGCACACGACATAGGTAAGCGATTTGGTGAGGCTGTACGAAGTGTATGTAAAGAAAAAGGCATTAAAACAGATATTGAAATTACTGCAGAAAAAAAGGAAAAAATGCTTAACGATTTACAGCTGGTTTTAAATACTGCCAGAAATTTTGTGGAATTGGAAAACAAAATGCGAGAGTTGGGGTATTGGCTAAAGTTATCACAAAACAGCAAAGTTGGGGTTTCGGGTATGCGTGTCGCGCGAATTGAAGACTTGAATCCCAATACAAAAAGAGTTTATGAGCCTGGTTACAAGCTCTCCGAATTGACAAATAAATTAAAGATTAAACACATTAAACAAATTTTAAACGAAAATGAAAGAAGAAAAATTACAATCAGAAGAGTTCGATGA
- a CDS encoding plasmid mobilization protein encodes MTKDFLSQFIARAAESNAQKREEETRKNFFKEIGRKGGLKRKNAQICTHVISARFTDHEFHKIQRLAKRHQLSVSKYMRMVATEKELKVNEFKTDEVLLSYGNHFIRIKNLLRNREWSQMANKHELIHEIDLVLRLMKNYLYEKNTKNE; translated from the coding sequence ATGACGAAAGATTTTTTATCGCAATTCATCGCTCGTGCAGCCGAGTCTAATGCACAAAAAAGAGAGGAAGAAACAAGAAAAAATTTCTTTAAAGAAATTGGTCGCAAAGGTGGACTTAAACGAAAAAATGCACAGATATGCACGCATGTAATTTCGGCAAGATTTACAGATCACGAGTTTCATAAAATCCAAAGATTAGCCAAACGCCATCAATTAAGTGTATCAAAATATATGAGAATGGTTGCAACCGAAAAAGAATTAAAGGTCAATGAATTTAAAACAGATGAGGTTTTACTCTCCTACGGCAATCACTTTATACGCATCAAGAATCTTTTACGCAATAGAGAATGGAGCCAAATGGCAAATAAACATGAGCTAATCCATGAAATTGATTTAGTGTTGCGCTTGATGAAAAATTATTTGTACGAAAAAAATACAAAAAATGAATAA